In Luteitalea sp. TBR-22, one genomic interval encodes:
- a CDS encoding pitrilysin family protein gives MSVDRRTLPVPEPPPGIRFPHLTRSELAPGLRLLTVERRDLPLVCLLWLWHAGTSADLDEAPGLAALTADLLDEGTSALSMAQLHEALAGIGGQLDTDIGHDATVLTLLALSRHRERAVELFVDMAERPRLDATDMARVRGLRLNRLRQLRHSASALADLLFMRRLYGPHPYGRPGIGTESSLQQFTVEDVRSFHARLASTPATLIVVGDISHDEAMRLVGRHVSATPRVGHADPPVASSTDGHRLLFVPREGAAQSELRIGRVAMPRKSDDYHAAVVTNMLLGGAFVSRINMKLREEKGVTYGARSSFQFLRQAGPFSVQASIQSEATAESVHDVLVELDALGTSRPVTPEELESARDALTRGYARGFETAEQVARAAAQLALYELPEDTFDRFSERVAAVTVEDVTGVARRWLRADDMQAVVVGEPATSLVGLGAVGLGAPEHRLADDVLAHR, from the coding sequence GTGAGCGTCGACCGCCGGACGCTCCCTGTGCCCGAGCCGCCACCGGGCATCCGCTTCCCGCACCTGACCCGCAGCGAACTGGCCCCCGGCCTCCGGTTGCTCACCGTCGAGCGGCGCGACCTGCCGCTCGTGTGCCTGCTGTGGCTGTGGCACGCCGGCACGTCGGCCGATCTCGACGAGGCGCCAGGCCTGGCCGCGTTGACGGCCGACCTCCTCGACGAGGGCACCAGCGCCCTGTCGATGGCGCAACTGCACGAGGCCCTGGCGGGCATCGGCGGGCAGCTCGACACCGACATCGGGCACGACGCGACGGTGCTCACGCTGTTGGCCCTGTCCAGGCACCGCGAACGGGCGGTGGAACTCTTCGTCGACATGGCCGAGCGGCCCAGGCTCGATGCCACCGACATGGCGCGGGTGCGCGGACTGCGGCTCAACCGCCTGCGGCAACTGCGGCACTCGGCGTCGGCCCTGGCCGACCTGCTGTTCATGCGCCGGTTGTACGGGCCGCATCCGTACGGCCGTCCCGGGATCGGCACCGAGTCGTCGCTGCAGCAGTTCACGGTCGAGGACGTGCGCAGCTTCCACGCGCGACTCGCCTCGACGCCGGCCACGCTCATCGTCGTCGGCGACATCTCGCACGACGAGGCCATGCGCCTGGTGGGGCGCCACGTCTCGGCCACCCCGCGCGTGGGCCACGCCGATCCGCCGGTCGCCTCCTCCACCGACGGGCATCGCCTGCTGTTCGTGCCGCGCGAGGGCGCCGCCCAGTCGGAGCTGCGCATCGGGCGTGTCGCGATGCCGCGCAAGTCCGACGACTACCATGCCGCCGTCGTCACCAACATGCTGCTCGGCGGAGCGTTCGTCAGCCGCATCAACATGAAGCTGCGCGAGGAGAAGGGCGTGACCTATGGCGCCCGCTCGTCGTTCCAGTTCCTGCGGCAAGCCGGGCCGTTCTCGGTGCAGGCCAGCATCCAGTCCGAGGCCACGGCAGAGTCGGTTCACGACGTGCTGGTCGAACTCGACGCCCTCGGGACCTCCCGGCCCGTCACCCCGGAAGAACTCGAGAGCGCCCGCGACGCCCTGACGCGCGGATACGCGCGGGGCTTCGAGACAGCGGAGCAGGTGGCGCGCGCCGCCGCCCAACTCGCCCTGTACGAGCTCCCCGAGGACACGTTCGACAGGTTCTCGGAGCGGGTCGCCGCCGTGACGGTCGAGGACGTGACCGGCGTCGCGCGGCGCTGGCTGCGCGCCGACGACATGCAGGCGGTCGTGGTCGGCGAGCCCGCCACCTCGCTGGTGGGCCTCGGGGCGGTCGGCCTCGGCGCCCCGGAGCATCGCCTGGCCGACGACGTGCTCGCGCACCGGTAG
- a CDS encoding pitrilysin family protein: protein MHIPFVRRTLANGLDVIVHEDHDLPIVAVNLWYHVGSKNERRGRTGFAHLFEHLMFEGSAHHDHGFFAPLQRAGASLNGSTSSDRTNYWEVVPAGALDLALWLESDRMGHLLPALTQAKFDNQRDVVLNERRQNYENRPYGMAGIALAEALYDEDHPYSWPTIGYPDDLRAASLDDVQAFFRTYYHPANASLVLAGDIDAERAFALADRYFGDVAAGPVVPPVDAPAPSLASHARLHLEDRVELPRLYLAWHSPALFGDGDADLDLLADVLGGGKTSRLYRALVVEQELATEVTAVQYSRELTGMFQVVATARPDVTLDRLHDAVQACLDDVREAPIREDELQRSQVQAEAHFIYRLQTIGGFSGKSDQLNAYNTYCGDPGYVGEDLARYGRATPATLQAAAARCLSQPYVALGVVPTGQVALALADASQAVVQ from the coding sequence ATGCACATTCCCTTCGTCCGCCGCACGCTCGCCAACGGCCTGGACGTGATCGTCCACGAGGACCACGACCTGCCGATCGTGGCCGTCAATCTCTGGTATCACGTCGGCTCGAAGAACGAGCGGCGCGGACGGACGGGGTTCGCGCACCTGTTCGAGCACCTCATGTTCGAGGGCTCCGCGCACCACGATCACGGCTTCTTCGCGCCTCTCCAGCGCGCCGGGGCGTCGCTCAACGGCTCCACGAGCTCGGACCGCACCAACTACTGGGAGGTGGTCCCGGCGGGCGCGCTCGACCTGGCCCTGTGGCTCGAGTCCGATCGCATGGGACACCTGCTGCCGGCGCTCACCCAGGCCAAGTTCGACAACCAGCGCGACGTCGTCCTGAACGAGCGCCGACAGAACTACGAGAACCGGCCGTACGGCATGGCCGGCATCGCCCTGGCCGAGGCCCTCTACGACGAGGACCATCCGTACAGCTGGCCGACCATCGGCTATCCGGACGACCTTCGCGCCGCCTCGCTCGACGACGTGCAGGCATTCTTCCGCACGTACTACCACCCGGCCAACGCCTCGCTGGTGCTCGCCGGCGACATCGATGCCGAGCGCGCCTTCGCGCTCGCCGACCGGTACTTCGGTGACGTCGCGGCCGGCCCCGTCGTGCCGCCGGTGGATGCGCCGGCGCCGTCGCTGGCCTCGCACGCACGCCTGCACCTCGAGGATCGCGTCGAGCTGCCGCGGCTCTATCTCGCGTGGCACTCCCCGGCGCTGTTCGGCGACGGCGACGCCGACCTCGACCTGCTGGCCGACGTGCTCGGCGGCGGCAAGACCAGCCGCCTGTACCGCGCGCTGGTGGTCGAGCAGGAACTGGCCACCGAGGTCACCGCGGTGCAGTATTCGCGCGAGCTGACGGGCATGTTCCAGGTGGTGGCCACCGCCCGGCCCGACGTGACGCTCGACCGGCTTCACGACGCCGTGCAGGCCTGCCTCGACGACGTCCGCGAGGCGCCGATCCGCGAGGACGAACTGCAGCGGAGCCAGGTGCAGGCCGAGGCGCACTTCATCTATCGCCTGCAGACCATCGGGGGCTTCTCCGGCAAGTCGGACCAGTTGAACGCCTACAACACGTATTGCGGCGACCCGGGCTATGTCGGCGAGGATCTGGCGCGCTACGGACGGGCCACGCCGGCGACCCTGCAGGCTGCCGCGGCCCGGTGCCTGTCGCAGCCGTACGTCGCGCTCGGAGTCGTGCCGACCGGCCAGGTGGCCCTGGCCCTCGCGGACGCTTCGCAGGCGGTGGTCCAGTGA
- a CDS encoding DUF3347 domain-containing protein produces MRMPVVAAAVLAATLAFLPLGASAVDLIAEVVTPYLAIQEALVKDDLAPVAAAAASVQKGAEALGADGAAIVAAAIKAREARSLETARAAFGDLSTALIAFADRTRQPIEGKVVAFCPMVNKSWVQADGAVANPYYGKSMATCGSVQRKLSATR; encoded by the coding sequence ATGCGCATGCCCGTAGTCGCAGCGGCCGTGCTGGCCGCCACCCTTGCCTTCCTGCCCCTCGGGGCGTCGGCGGTCGACCTCATCGCCGAGGTGGTCACGCCATACCTCGCCATCCAGGAGGCGCTGGTCAAGGACGACCTCGCACCCGTGGCGGCGGCCGCAGCGTCAGTCCAGAAAGGCGCGGAGGCCCTCGGCGCCGACGGTGCCGCCATCGTCGCCGCCGCGATCAAGGCGCGCGAGGCCAGGAGCCTGGAGACGGCCCGCGCCGCCTTCGGCGACCTCAGCACCGCGCTGATCGCCTTCGCGGACCGCACCAGGCAGCCCATCGAGGGCAAGGTCGTCGCGTTCTGCCCGATGGTCAACAAGTCGTGGGTGCAGGCCGACGGCGCCGTGGCCAACCCGTACTACGGCAAGTCCATGGCGACGTGCGGCAGCGTCCAGCGGAAGCTCTCGGCCACCAGGTGA
- a CDS encoding Mrp/NBP35 family ATP-binding protein: protein MSLPSAEQVLDALRVVQDPDLRRDIVALDFVKNVVIGADGRVSFAIELTTPACPVKDLLKQQAHDAVAALPGVSAVDIEMTSSVRTSSVPGGPGGQRQALPGVKNIIAVGAGKGGVGKTTMAVNLALALSQRGSRVGLLDADIYGPNVPIMLGVQAPLETDGQKIVPIERHGLWTVSMGFLAGDSDPVIWRGPMLHGVLRQFLQDVAWPALDYLIIDMPPGTGDVALSLSQHTAVTGAVVVTTPQTVSVADSRRAVQMYRKLQIPVLGVVENMSYFACPSCQHETDLFGRGGGQRLAEELQVPFLGAVPVAEPVRSGGDVGMPIVLSAPEHTVARAINAVAERVAAQVSIQAFRTIPLTPVS, encoded by the coding sequence GTGAGCCTTCCGTCCGCTGAACAGGTCCTGGACGCGCTTCGCGTGGTGCAGGACCCCGACCTGCGCCGCGACATCGTGGCGCTCGATTTCGTCAAGAACGTGGTGATCGGCGCCGATGGTCGCGTGTCGTTCGCGATCGAGCTGACCACCCCCGCCTGCCCGGTCAAGGACCTGCTGAAGCAGCAGGCCCACGACGCGGTGGCAGCCCTGCCCGGCGTCTCGGCCGTCGACATCGAGATGACCTCCAGCGTGCGCACGAGTAGCGTGCCCGGCGGACCCGGCGGGCAGCGACAGGCGCTGCCCGGGGTGAAGAACATCATCGCGGTCGGCGCCGGCAAGGGCGGCGTCGGCAAGACGACCATGGCGGTCAACCTGGCGCTGGCGCTGTCGCAGCGCGGCAGCCGCGTCGGCCTGCTCGATGCCGACATCTACGGACCGAACGTCCCGATCATGCTCGGCGTGCAGGCGCCGCTCGAGACCGACGGCCAGAAGATCGTGCCCATCGAGCGGCATGGCCTCTGGACGGTGTCGATGGGGTTTCTGGCCGGCGACTCCGATCCGGTCATCTGGCGCGGCCCGATGCTGCACGGGGTCCTGCGGCAGTTTCTGCAGGACGTGGCCTGGCCGGCGCTGGACTATCTGATCATCGACATGCCGCCGGGCACCGGTGACGTCGCGCTCAGCCTGAGCCAGCACACGGCGGTGACGGGCGCGGTCGTCGTGACCACGCCACAGACGGTGTCAGTGGCCGATTCGCGCCGCGCCGTCCAGATGTACCGGAAACTCCAGATTCCGGTGCTGGGCGTCGTGGAGAACATGAGCTACTTCGCGTGCCCGTCGTGCCAGCACGAGACCGACCTGTTCGGGCGCGGCGGCGGCCAGCGGCTGGCCGAGGAGTTGCAGGTGCCCTTTCTCGGAGCCGTACCCGTGGCCGAGCCGGTGCGTTCGGGAGGCGACGTCGGCATGCCGATCGTGCTGAGCGCGCCCGAGCACACGGTGGCGCGGGCGATCAACGCCGTCGCGGAGCGGGTCGCGGCGCAGGTGTCCATCCAGGCGTTCCGGACCATTCCGCTGACGCCGGTGTCATGA
- a CDS encoding DUF4870 domain-containing protein, giving the protein MNTVAEKSSTGLDANIAAAISYIPIVGLVFVIIEKGSRFVKFHAVQSLLLAVAFFVLYFALTILGFVLGMIPVLGIIVSFALIFVYLALGLGGLVVWVLAILKAFQNEKWKLPYIGDIAEAQSANL; this is encoded by the coding sequence ATGAACACCGTCGCCGAGAAGTCGTCCACCGGCCTTGACGCCAACATCGCCGCCGCCATCTCGTACATCCCCATCGTGGGGCTCGTCTTCGTCATCATCGAGAAGGGCAGCCGCTTCGTGAAGTTCCACGCGGTGCAGTCGCTGCTCCTGGCCGTGGCGTTCTTCGTCCTCTACTTCGCGCTCACGATCCTGGGCTTCGTGCTCGGGATGATTCCGGTACTCGGCATCATCGTGTCGTTCGCGCTCATCTTCGTGTACCTGGCTCTCGGCCTGGGCGGGCTGGTCGTGTGGGTCCTGGCCATCCTCAAGGCCTTCCAGAACGAGAAGTGGAAGCTGCCCTACATCGGCGACATCGCCGAGGCGCAGAGCGCGAACCTGTGA
- a CDS encoding exodeoxyribonuclease V subunit beta: protein MSESVVLPVDQAARAYATDPRHHVVLEASAGTGKTRVLVDRYLALLAAGVDPRHVLAITFTRKAAAEMRERIVTDLQARYPEVWQGLRDRADEIAVSTIDAFCFALLREFPLEAGLDPGFTLADETEVARLVEMSLDRTLRECRDRAPFDEGIRLVLAQLTLPRLFEGLRALLERRFVAPAALRQYLRTQVRQVRSEAASAERARQDLRLRLGAIPGGITAWIASGPGDVPLWTLCRLDLDRLLADPVAVPMTAAEVRAALDGLARWLLTREGDARKKPAAVKAAFASVGDWNRHREALPHVADAVIAARRGFEASLNVLLARGIRRVFRLAYRRYLETLLLHDALDFSEVLQRAVQLLANMDEFSRSRFRLEARYQHVLVDEFQDTSRLQWQLVASLVEAWGAGLGLGHEGPLPPSLFLVGDRKQSIYRFRDADVGLLDEAVGFVRTLADDAPVRQAISQSFRSHADLLAFANDLAAGMVLPGAPPAIAFRYGPDDRFPLPAGHVPGAEAEPRLALVLGDDVEACASGVAAEIVRLLAEGLVTDRGGDAPRRVRPGDIAILFRSRESHREFERALSARGVPGYVYKGLGFYDADEIKDLVALVRVLAAPESHLRVAAFLRSGFVGLSDDGLRRLAPDLAGWLGSDGPDAAGPGDRPAAAGRVVDGLSPDDAEALARLRAAWPGWRALVDRLPPAEVIDHVLEQSAYAVTLRGPRQAQARENVKKFRGLVRRIQNRGYATMARIAGHIDRVSAGDESNAAVDAADAVNLMTVHASKGLEFPIVFLVNLTRGTGGVPPPLRVLAGDSGEAPIVGVARYEPGATEAEQVRDREESKRLMYVAVTRARERLYLSAAAGRQGKVVAGPGSLAAVCPEGVLAAMTAALASGVDEVSWQGQVHAHRLRVCRQPAGAVEPLEGEGQAAAAVVCISDEVPASLAPLPAHPPARHVRVTSLAAGRLDTTSIAGGHPAVDEELVLGRAVHRLLARAIVGESTAVLAQRVLADLEPDERLAVRDVAALADDVAALVQGVWGDHALRDALASPAARFEVPIVFRHEHAGEVCLVRGTVDCLVRTAAGVRVLEFKTGQPQPSHRRQLALYVDAVRAMLPGAQVEGQLVYAARRPAASSPRAARLPFD, encoded by the coding sequence ATGAGTGAGTCCGTCGTCCTCCCCGTCGACCAGGCCGCGCGCGCCTACGCCACCGACCCGCGGCATCACGTCGTGCTCGAGGCGTCGGCCGGCACCGGCAAGACGCGCGTGCTCGTCGACCGGTACCTCGCGCTGCTGGCGGCCGGCGTCGACCCGCGACACGTGCTCGCCATCACGTTCACGCGCAAGGCCGCCGCCGAGATGCGGGAGCGCATCGTCACCGACCTGCAGGCGCGCTATCCGGAGGTGTGGCAGGGACTGCGCGATCGCGCCGACGAGATCGCGGTCTCGACAATCGACGCGTTCTGCTTCGCGCTGCTGCGCGAGTTCCCGCTGGAGGCAGGGCTCGACCCCGGCTTCACGCTGGCCGACGAGACCGAGGTGGCGCGGCTCGTCGAGATGTCGCTCGATCGCACGCTGCGCGAGTGCCGCGATCGCGCGCCGTTCGACGAGGGCATCCGGCTGGTGCTGGCGCAGCTGACGCTGCCGCGATTGTTCGAGGGCCTGCGCGCCCTGCTCGAGCGACGGTTCGTCGCGCCCGCCGCCTTGCGGCAGTACCTGCGGACGCAGGTGCGGCAGGTGCGCTCGGAGGCGGCCTCGGCCGAGCGCGCCCGCCAGGATCTGCGCCTGCGCCTCGGCGCCATCCCCGGCGGGATCACCGCCTGGATCGCCAGCGGCCCTGGCGACGTGCCGCTCTGGACGCTGTGTCGCCTCGACCTCGATCGCCTGCTCGCCGACCCGGTGGCCGTGCCGATGACCGCCGCCGAGGTGCGCGCGGCGCTCGACGGCCTCGCCCGCTGGCTGCTGACGCGAGAGGGCGACGCCCGCAAGAAGCCGGCGGCCGTCAAGGCGGCCTTCGCGTCGGTGGGCGATTGGAACCGGCACCGCGAGGCGCTGCCGCACGTGGCCGACGCCGTCATCGCGGCCCGGCGCGGCTTCGAGGCCTCGCTGAACGTGCTGCTGGCCCGCGGCATCAGGCGCGTCTTCCGGCTGGCGTACCGGCGCTACCTCGAGACGTTGCTGCTGCACGACGCCCTTGACTTCTCCGAGGTGCTGCAGCGTGCCGTGCAACTGCTCGCCAACATGGACGAGTTCTCGCGCAGCCGCTTCAGGCTCGAGGCGCGGTACCAGCACGTGCTCGTCGACGAGTTCCAGGACACCAGCCGGCTGCAGTGGCAGTTGGTGGCCTCGCTCGTCGAGGCGTGGGGCGCCGGCCTCGGCCTCGGCCACGAGGGGCCGCTGCCGCCGTCGCTGTTCCTCGTCGGCGACCGCAAGCAGTCCATCTACCGCTTCCGCGATGCCGACGTCGGGCTGCTCGACGAGGCCGTCGGCTTCGTGCGCACGCTTGCCGACGACGCGCCCGTGCGACAGGCGATCTCCCAGAGCTTCCGGTCGCACGCCGACCTGCTCGCCTTCGCCAACGACCTGGCCGCCGGCATGGTGCTTCCGGGCGCCCCGCCCGCCATCGCCTTCCGCTACGGGCCCGACGACCGCTTCCCCCTGCCGGCCGGCCACGTGCCCGGCGCCGAGGCCGAGCCGCGCCTGGCCCTGGTGCTTGGCGACGACGTCGAGGCCTGCGCGTCGGGCGTGGCGGCCGAGATCGTGCGGCTGCTCGCCGAGGGGCTCGTCACCGATCGCGGCGGCGACGCACCGCGGCGCGTGCGGCCCGGCGACATCGCGATCCTGTTCCGATCGCGCGAGAGTCACCGGGAGTTCGAGCGCGCCCTGTCGGCGCGCGGCGTGCCGGGCTACGTGTACAAGGGCCTCGGCTTCTACGACGCCGACGAGATCAAGGACCTCGTGGCGCTCGTCCGGGTGCTCGCGGCGCCCGAATCACACCTGCGCGTGGCGGCGTTCCTCCGCTCCGGGTTCGTGGGCCTTTCGGATGACGGCCTGCGTCGACTCGCGCCCGACCTCGCGGGATGGTTGGGCAGCGACGGGCCCGACGCGGCGGGTCCCGGGGACCGACCGGCCGCCGCGGGGCGCGTCGTCGACGGCCTGTCGCCAGACGATGCCGAGGCGCTCGCGCGACTGCGCGCCGCCTGGCCCGGGTGGCGTGCCCTGGTCGATCGCCTCCCGCCAGCCGAGGTGATCGATCACGTGCTCGAGCAGTCGGCGTACGCCGTGACGTTGCGCGGCCCTCGGCAGGCACAGGCGCGCGAGAACGTGAAGAAGTTCCGCGGGCTGGTGCGTCGCATCCAGAACCGCGGCTACGCGACCATGGCGCGCATCGCGGGGCACATCGACCGCGTGTCGGCAGGCGACGAGTCCAACGCCGCCGTCGATGCCGCCGACGCCGTCAACCTGATGACGGTGCACGCCTCGAAGGGACTCGAGTTCCCGATCGTGTTCCTGGTCAACCTCACGCGGGGCACCGGCGGGGTGCCCCCGCCGCTGCGCGTGCTCGCGGGCGACAGCGGCGAGGCCCCGATCGTCGGCGTGGCGCGGTACGAGCCCGGTGCGACCGAGGCCGAGCAGGTGCGCGATCGCGAGGAGAGCAAGCGGCTGATGTACGTCGCCGTCACCCGTGCACGCGAGCGCCTGTATCTCAGCGCCGCTGCCGGTCGGCAGGGGAAGGTCGTCGCCGGGCCCGGCAGCCTCGCTGCGGTGTGCCCCGAGGGCGTGCTCGCGGCGATGACGGCCGCGTTGGCCTCCGGCGTCGACGAGGTGAGCTGGCAGGGGCAGGTCCATGCGCACCGGCTGCGCGTGTGCCGTCAGCCAGCCGGCGCGGTCGAGCCACTCGAAGGCGAGGGGCAGGCCGCCGCCGCGGTCGTGTGCATCAGCGACGAGGTGCCGGCGTCGTTGGCGCCCCTGCCGGCCCACCCGCCTGCCCGGCACGTGCGCGTGACCAGCCTGGCGGCGGGGCGCCTCGACACGACGTCGATCGCTGGCGGGCATCCTGCCGTCGACGAGGAACTCGTCCTCGGACGTGCCGTGCATCGCCTGCTGGCCCGGGCGATCGTCGGCGAGTCGACCGCCGTGCTCGCGCAGCGGGTGCTGGCCGACCTCGAGCCGGACGAGCGCCTGGCGGTGCGTGACGTGGCGGCGCTGGCCGACGACGTCGCGGCCCTGGTGCAAGGGGTGTGGGGCGACCACGCGCTGCGCGACGCCCTGGCGTCGCCCGCGGCGCGGTTCGAGGTGCCGATCGTGTTCCGCCACGAGCACGCAGGCGAGGTGTGCCTCGTGCGCGGCACGGTGGACTGCCTGGTGAGGACGGCCGCGGGAGTGCGGGTGCTGGAGTTCAAGACCGGGCAGCCGCAGCCGTCGCACCGCCGCCAGCTCGCGCTGTACGTCGATGCGGTGCGGGCGATGCTGCCCGGCGCACAGGTGGAGGGGCAGTTGGTGTACGCGGCGCGCCGGCCAGCCGCGTCATCGCCGCGCGCCGCGCGGCTGCCGTTCGACTGA
- a CDS encoding PD-(D/E)XK nuclease family protein — MPVQIRLIQADDLDAWQRALLVLCLPPAQVGDGEPVEAPVVVVPSRAAAEQWRRTLEQRLLVEEWQTPAALQRALGHEVAAGPRAALLLPRMLTRDDLYATFHLAARLERPRLPAVTREVLMGASARQAARRHAPPFLLRPGLIAEMVRFFDHVSRLGHVPTAWLEDAAARLGDEATTDRGAERLLRQTLFLHEAFRIFGERVGALAGLDEHALRATLSASPLRWCPRHVILSVADHHADAGGLWPGDLDLLSAAPGIARLDVVATRRMATPLFARLRGRWPGAIDVRVGPQRPPSTRLEVGTPDRRWLACRDRDEEVIAYARRVKARQPMPPHASALVYRRPLPYLYAAQQLLRAAGIPYQSSGTLPLAAEPWAAGLDLLMDAALSGLTRASIVTLLRSPHVRITREDGVAVDGPGIAALDAWLAQGRFLGTLGHLDALIARPPSPTPPDGADGTSRHAAQWRQERAGRAVAVAIRPWLARLVPLQGVAPGADHVRALREAWAACERIPTDDDPEASRTRRTRAAVDLLLSELEQALAAHDATPVPARDTCILVRRWIEERTFALPRADAGVHLVDADAAPYGLFAHVRVVGLLEGEWPEPTAREIFYPAFMLERLGWAEERTRTAALRARFADLLSLPTEAVGVSVPELDQDAVVRPSSLLDELQAIGLERLEPVPADERTLPVSREDALLGVPAVPGAGVLDEAAQAWARWRLARPPRPEPGRTAGTPGDRYGVTAVETYLQCPFQYFAGRVLGLTEEADDEPGLPARDAGVLLHEVLHDCITAWERRGHVAIRPEDLPEARAVFAEVAERALRSLAPADRAIERTRLFGSAVATGVIEKMLRTEAESFGDVTRRALEHPIDRRVVLPGPEGEREVHLRGRVDRVDWTRDGRVRVIDYKSGRKPTRPLQPGVYAHAVVQQERDAGRVLAIAPSGFVAFREGVPWVESVGSARDADDQARQLVEAVEQIERGEFPVRPHSPFRCQFCDYAGVCRKDYVGDE; from the coding sequence ATGCCGGTCCAGATCCGTCTCATCCAGGCTGACGACCTCGACGCCTGGCAGCGGGCGCTGCTGGTGCTGTGCCTTCCGCCGGCGCAAGTCGGCGACGGGGAGCCGGTCGAGGCACCTGTCGTGGTCGTGCCGTCGCGCGCCGCGGCCGAGCAATGGCGCCGCACGCTGGAGCAACGGCTGCTGGTCGAGGAATGGCAGACGCCGGCGGCGCTGCAGCGTGCCCTCGGGCACGAGGTCGCCGCGGGCCCGCGGGCCGCGCTGCTGCTGCCCCGCATGCTGACGCGCGACGATCTCTACGCGACCTTCCACCTGGCCGCACGGCTGGAGCGTCCTCGCCTGCCCGCCGTCACCCGTGAGGTGCTGATGGGCGCGAGCGCCCGGCAGGCGGCGCGCCGGCACGCCCCGCCGTTCCTGCTGCGGCCCGGCCTCATCGCCGAGATGGTGCGCTTCTTCGATCACGTGAGTCGGCTCGGCCACGTCCCCACGGCGTGGCTCGAGGACGCGGCCGCGCGCCTCGGTGACGAGGCCACCACCGATCGTGGCGCCGAGCGGCTGCTGCGGCAGACCCTCTTCCTCCACGAGGCGTTCCGGATCTTCGGCGAGCGCGTCGGGGCGCTCGCTGGCCTCGACGAGCATGCCTTGCGCGCGACGCTGTCGGCCTCGCCGCTCCGGTGGTGCCCGCGTCACGTGATCCTCAGCGTGGCCGACCATCACGCCGACGCGGGCGGCCTGTGGCCAGGCGACCTCGACCTGCTCTCGGCGGCGCCGGGAATCGCCCGCCTCGACGTGGTGGCGACACGACGCATGGCGACGCCCTTGTTCGCGCGGTTGCGCGGCCGCTGGCCCGGCGCGATCGACGTGCGGGTGGGCCCGCAGCGCCCGCCGTCGACGCGGCTCGAGGTCGGGACGCCCGATCGGCGCTGGCTGGCCTGCCGCGATCGCGACGAGGAAGTGATCGCCTACGCGAGGCGGGTGAAGGCCCGCCAGCCGATGCCGCCGCACGCCAGCGCGCTGGTCTATCGCCGGCCGCTGCCGTACCTGTACGCGGCGCAGCAGTTGCTCCGCGCCGCGGGCATCCCGTACCAGTCGTCGGGCACGCTGCCGCTGGCCGCCGAGCCCTGGGCGGCCGGTCTCGACCTCCTCATGGACGCCGCGCTCTCGGGCCTGACGCGGGCCAGCATCGTGACGCTCCTGCGGTCGCCCCACGTGCGGATCACGCGGGAGGACGGCGTGGCGGTGGATGGTCCGGGCATCGCGGCCCTCGACGCCTGGCTCGCGCAGGGACGGTTCCTCGGCACCCTCGGCCACCTCGATGCGCTGATCGCCAGGCCGCCGTCGCCGACGCCGCCCGACGGCGCCGACGGCACGAGCCGTCACGCCGCGCAGTGGCGACAGGAGCGCGCGGGACGAGCCGTGGCGGTCGCGATTCGGCCGTGGCTCGCCCGGCTCGTCCCGCTGCAGGGCGTCGCCCCCGGCGCCGATCACGTCCGTGCACTGCGGGAGGCGTGGGCGGCGTGCGAGCGCATCCCGACCGACGACGATCCGGAGGCCAGCCGGACCCGCCGCACGCGCGCCGCCGTCGACCTGCTGCTGTCGGAACTGGAGCAGGCGCTGGCAGCCCACGATGCCACGCCGGTACCGGCGCGCGACACCTGCATCCTGGTGCGGCGGTGGATCGAGGAGCGCACCTTCGCGCTGCCGCGTGCCGACGCCGGCGTGCACCTGGTCGACGCCGATGCGGCCCCGTACGGACTCTTCGCGCACGTGCGCGTGGTCGGCCTGCTCGAGGGCGAGTGGCCCGAGCCGACGGCCCGGGAGATCTTCTATCCGGCGTTCATGCTGGAGCGCCTCGGGTGGGCCGAGGAGCGCACGCGCACCGCCGCGCTGCGCGCCCGGTTCGCCGATCTGCTGTCGCTGCCGACCGAGGCCGTCGGCGTCTCCGTCCCCGAACTGGACCAGGACGCGGTCGTCCGGCCGTCGTCGCTGCTCGACGAACTGCAGGCCATCGGCCTCGAGCGCCTCGAGCCGGTGCCGGCCGACGAGCGCACCCTTCCCGTGAGCCGCGAGGACGCGCTGCTCGGTGTCCCGGCCGTTCCGGGTGCCGGCGTGCTCGACGAGGCGGCGCAGGCGTGGGCGCGCTGGCGACTGGCGCGTCCACCGCGTCCGGAGCCCGGACGCACCGCGGGGACGCCCGGGGACCGGTACGGCGTCACGGCGGTCGAGACGTACCTGCAGTGCCCGTTCCAGTACTTCGCCGGTCGAGTCCTCGGCCTCACCGAGGAAGCCGACGACGAGCCGGGACTGCCGGCACGCGACGCGGGCGTCCTGCTGCACGAGGTGCTGCACGACTGCATCACGGCCTGGGAGCGGCGCGGGCACGTGGCGATCCGCCCGGAGGACCTGCCCGAGGCGCGGGCGGTGTTCGCGGAGGTGGCCGAGCGGGCGCTGCGCAGCCTGGCGCCAGCAGACCGGGCCATCGAGCGGACGCGATTGTTCGGCTCGGCCGTCGCGACCGGGGTGATCGAGAAGATGCTCCGCACCGAGGCCGAGTCGTTCGGCGACGTGACCCGTCGGGCGCTCGAGCACCCGATCGACCGCCGTGTCGTCCTGCCGGGGCCTGAGGGCGAGCGGGAGGTGCACCTGCGCGGCCGCGTCGACCGGGTGGACTGGACGCGCGACGGCCGGGTGCGGGTCATCGACTACAAGTCGGGCCGCAAGCCGACGCGCCCACTCCAGCCGGGCGTGTACGCGCATGCGGTGGTGCAGCAGGAGCGTGATGCCGGACGCGTCCTGGCCATCGCCCCGAGCGGCTTCGTGGCGTTCCGCGAGGGCGTGCCATGGGTGGAGTCGGTGGGGTCGGCCAGGGACGCCGACGATCAGGCACGGCAGTTGGTCGAGGCGGTCGAGCAGATCGAGCGTGGCGAGTTCCCCGTGCGCCCGCACAGCCCGTTCCGCTGCCAGTTCTGCGACTACGCCGGCGTGTGCCGGAAGGACTACGTGGGCGATGAGTGA